In one Lolium rigidum isolate FL_2022 chromosome 3, APGP_CSIRO_Lrig_0.1, whole genome shotgun sequence genomic region, the following are encoded:
- the LOC124700941 gene encoding BTB/POZ domain-containing protein POB1-like translates to MVDTPLLQVKTIYINSAILAARSPFFLKLFSNGMKESDQIHPTLRIADSEENAVMELLSFMYNGKLTTAEPALLLDILMAADKFEVLSCMRLCSQLLAKLPMTTESALLYLDYPCSISVAAEVHHLIVRAKEFLAKKYKNYTKFEHELMNFPLVGIEAIFSSTDLHVPAEDRIYIFMLKWARARYPELLERRKILSSRLLPLVRFIHMSCQALHKVLTCADADIDHDQVNKLITRLLLHKAYPAQQHGDFAADTTACWQFAERTYTCKPLKIVAFDEPCPQVIAYWDLKREECSRLFQEGQIPSESLCGPLLSGKIVSPRLNLAGLAFMLVATCKMDKLSGLYSFGLSFLVIERPKGSVTIDYEFAARTRASGKFVARFQAKHTFTGCAMVGCNDVFGIPWQSFMADENLFINGVLHLRADCRVLEQQETQT, encoded by the exons ATGGTAGATACACCACTTTTACAAGTAAAGACAATTTATATCAATTCAGCTATTCTTGCTGCAAGAAGTCCTTTCTTTCTCAAG CTTTTTTCAAACGGCATGAAAGAATCTGATCAGATACACCCAACACTTAGGATTGCTGATTCAG AGGAAAACGCGGTCATGGAGCTTTTAAGCTTTATGTACAATGGAAAGTTGACAACAGCTGAGCCTGCTCTTCTGCTCGACATTTTGATGGCCGCTGATAAATTTGAGGTGCTTTCTTGCATGAGGCTTTGCAGTCAGTTGCTTGCAAAGTTGCCTATGACCACAGAATCTGCGCTGCTCTATCTAGACTATCCATGCTCTATTTCAGTGGCAGCTGAAGTTCATCATTTGATAGTCAGAGCCAAGGAATTCCTTGCTAAGAAATACAAGAACTATACTAA GTTTGAGCATGAACTAATGAACTTCCCTCTTGTTGGAATTGAGGCCATCTTTTCAAGTACTGACCTACATGTACCAGCTGAAGATAGAATATATATTTTCATGCTCAAGTGGGCCCGTGCACGATATCCAGAACTGCTGGAAAGACGTAAGATCTTGAGTTCTCGTTTACTGCCGCTGGTGCGCTTCATTCATATGAGCTGTCAGGCACTGCATAAGGTCTTAACATGCGCCGATGCCGATATAGACCATGATCAAGTAAATAAGCTTATCACTCGGTTACTTCTACACAAAGCTTACCCAGCACAGCAGCATGGTGATTTTGCAGCTGACACGACAGCGTGCTGGCAATTTGCAGAGCGAACTTACACGTGCAAACCTCTGAAAATTGTCGCGTTTGATGAACCCTGCCCACAGGTTATAGCTTACTGGGATCTGAAGCGTGAGGAGTGCTCCCGACTCTTTCAGGAAGGACAGATACCTTCGGAGTCGCTTTGTGGACCCCTCCTTTCAGGAAAGATAGTCTCGCCCCGGCTCAATCTTGCTGGGCTGGCTTTCATGCTGGTTGCAACATGTAAGATGGACAAGCTGAGTGGGTTGTACAGTTTTGGCCTCTCCTTTCTCGTCATAGAGAGACCGAAGGGCTCTGTGACAATAGATTATGAATTTGCTGCAAGGACAAGAGCGTCAGGGAAATTTGTGGCTAGGTTTCAGGCTAAGCACACCTTCACTGGTTGTGCGATGGTTGGATGCAATGATGTTTTTGGCATTCCATGGCAGTCGTTCATGGCTGACGAGAATCTCTTCATCAACGGCGTGCTGCATCTGAGAGCTGATTGTAGGGTATTGGAGCAACAGGAAACACAAACTTGA
- the LOC124700942 gene encoding uncharacterized protein LOC124700942 — protein sequence MGWFRSLFSPLRKLMVRAHSARKYRRGMRVLYKDVKSCQDEDVHVLWSILVDSHRHPAMVKLKL from the exons ATGGGGTGGTTCCGCTCCCTCTTCTCCCCTCTGAGGAAGCTCATGGTTCGCGCACATTCCGCGCGGAAATACA GGAGGGGGATGCGGGTCCTGTACAAGGATGTGAAGTCCTGCCAGGATGAAGATGTACACGTCCTATGGTCCATCCTAGTCGACTCGCACCGTCACCCCgccatggtgaagctgaagctctAG